A window from Bosea sp. ANAM02 encodes these proteins:
- a CDS encoding threonine/serine dehydratase, with product MTELLRPTPDDVLDAARVLTPVAVRTPLLRSPALDRLTGGEILLKCENLQRSGAFKFRGAYNRLHRLDRTAHLGGVVAYSTGNHGQAVATVGRMLDIRATIVMPGDAPANKIAKVRENEGEVVLYDRATQSREEIAAQIAARAPVAVVPPGDDRFVIAGQGTAFLEAAEQADGAVDLVVVPCGGGGLAAGTGLALEAVGSRAELWAAEPEGFDDTRRSLESGRREVNEHLSGSLCDALLAQTPAELPFAFNRHKLSRVLTASDDEVLSAIRFAFEHLRLVVEPGGAVALAALLARPEALRGRRAVVMLSGGNVEPEIFRSAIAPR from the coding sequence ATGACCGAGCTGCTCCGACCGACCCCCGACGACGTCCTCGACGCTGCGCGCGTTCTCACGCCTGTGGCCGTGCGCACGCCGCTGCTCCGCTCGCCCGCCCTCGACCGGCTGACCGGCGGCGAGATCCTGCTGAAATGCGAGAACCTGCAGCGGTCCGGCGCATTCAAGTTCCGGGGCGCCTACAATCGGCTCCATCGTCTCGACCGCACGGCCCATCTCGGTGGCGTCGTCGCTTATTCCACCGGCAATCACGGCCAGGCGGTGGCGACGGTGGGCCGGATGCTCGACATCCGCGCGACCATCGTCATGCCGGGCGACGCTCCCGCCAACAAGATCGCCAAGGTGCGCGAGAACGAGGGCGAGGTCGTGCTCTACGACCGCGCCACGCAATCGCGCGAGGAGATCGCGGCGCAAATTGCAGCGCGCGCACCGGTCGCCGTCGTGCCGCCAGGCGACGACCGCTTCGTCATCGCCGGCCAGGGCACGGCTTTCCTCGAAGCGGCCGAGCAGGCGGACGGCGCGGTCGATCTCGTCGTCGTCCCTTGCGGCGGCGGCGGGCTCGCTGCCGGAACCGGCCTCGCCTTGGAGGCCGTCGGTTCTCGAGCCGAGCTCTGGGCTGCCGAGCCCGAAGGCTTCGACGACACGCGGCGCTCGCTCGAAAGCGGCCGGCGCGAGGTCAACGAACACCTCTCCGGCTCGCTCTGCGACGCGCTGCTCGCGCAGACCCCGGCCGAACTGCCCTTTGCCTTCAATCGCCACAAGCTGTCGCGGGTGCTGACGGCCTCGGACGACGAGGTGCTCTCTGCCATCCGTTTCGCCTTCGAGCATCTGCGGCTTGTCGTCGAGCCTGGTGGCGCCGTCGCCCTGGCGGCGCTGCTGGCACGGCCCGAGGCGCTGCGCGGACGCCGCGCCGTGGTGATGCTCTCAGGCGGCAATGTCGAGCCGGAGATCTTCCGCAGCGCGATCGCGCCCCGATAA
- a CDS encoding amino acid ABC transporter ATP-binding protein, with protein sequence MIRIEGLSKSYGDVPVLRDCSLEVARGEVVVICGPSGSGKSTFVKCINGIEPVQAGRIAIDGEDLPSKPAAAARVRARVGMVFQHFELYPHLTVMENICLAQIHVLKRGRDEAQDKARGLLRRVGLADKEAAYPSQLSGGQQQRIAIVRALAMDPIAMLFDEPTSALDPEMIGEVLAVMLELAREGMTMVVVTHEMGFAKAAADRVVFMDQGEIVEVAETARFFAEPNSDRARLFLSRILAH encoded by the coding sequence ATGATACGGATCGAAGGATTGTCCAAGAGCTATGGCGATGTCCCGGTTCTGCGCGACTGCAGCCTCGAGGTGGCGCGCGGCGAGGTCGTGGTGATTTGCGGGCCCTCGGGCTCGGGCAAGAGCACCTTCGTCAAATGCATCAACGGAATCGAGCCGGTCCAGGCGGGTCGCATCGCGATCGATGGCGAGGACCTACCGTCGAAGCCCGCAGCAGCCGCCAGGGTCCGTGCGCGGGTGGGCATGGTGTTCCAGCATTTCGAACTCTATCCGCACCTCACGGTGATGGAGAATATCTGCCTGGCGCAGATCCATGTGCTGAAGCGCGGCCGTGACGAAGCTCAAGACAAGGCCCGCGGCCTGCTTCGGCGTGTCGGTCTCGCCGACAAGGAGGCGGCCTACCCGTCGCAGCTCTCGGGCGGTCAGCAACAGCGCATCGCCATCGTGCGGGCGCTCGCCATGGACCCGATCGCGATGCTGTTCGACGAGCCGACCTCGGCGCTCGACCCGGAGATGATCGGCGAGGTGCTGGCGGTGATGCTTGAACTCGCCCGCGAGGGCATGACCATGGTCGTCGTCACCCACGAGATGGGCTTCGCGAAGGCCGCCGCCGACCGGGTCGTCTTCATGGACCAGGGCGAGATCGTCGAGGTCGCAGAGACCGCCCGCTTCTTCGCCGAGCCAAACTCCGACCGCGCCCGCCTCTTCCTCTCCCGCATCCTGGCCCATTGA
- a CDS encoding amino acid ABC transporter permease: MSGFDISVILDALPFLAQALGLSLGLTAIALIGGLTLGLVLAIARLSRYRALATFAALYVNGFRAVPLILVIFWFYFLVPLLLGRPVGALYSVLIAFVMFEGAYYSEIIRAGLKSVRPGQWQAAQASGMSYLQTIRLVVLPQALRKMAPLMVTQGVVLFQDTSLVYVVSLHDFMTSASIVANTQNRIVELYVFAALVYFALCTAGSTLAQRLSDRQRAH; this comes from the coding sequence ATGTCCGGCTTCGACATCTCCGTCATTCTCGACGCGCTGCCCTTCCTGGCGCAGGCGCTCGGCCTCAGCCTCGGGCTGACCGCCATCGCCCTGATCGGGGGCCTGACACTCGGCCTGGTCCTCGCTATCGCCCGGCTATCGCGCTACCGCGCCCTGGCGACGTTCGCCGCGCTCTATGTGAACGGGTTCCGAGCGGTGCCGCTGATCCTGGTGATCTTCTGGTTCTACTTCCTGGTGCCGCTCCTGCTCGGCCGGCCGGTCGGGGCGCTCTATTCGGTGCTGATCGCTTTCGTCATGTTCGAAGGCGCCTATTACTCCGAGATCATCCGGGCCGGGTTGAAAAGCGTGCGGCCGGGGCAATGGCAGGCCGCACAGGCCTCGGGCATGAGCTATCTCCAGACGATCCGCCTCGTGGTGCTGCCGCAGGCACTGCGCAAAATGGCGCCACTGATGGTCACGCAGGGCGTCGTGCTCTTCCAGGATACGTCGCTGGTCTACGTGGTGTCGCTCCACGACTTCATGACCTCGGCCAGCATCGTCGCGAACACCCAGAACCGCATCGTCGAACTCTATGTGTTCGCCGCGCTCGTCTACTTCGCCCTCTGCACCGCCGGCAGCACGCTGGCGCAGCGCCTCAGCGACCGGCAACGCGCGCATTAG
- a CDS encoding amino acid ABC transporter permease produces MNYAWNWAVLFQSPYLEWLGQGIAMTLAVSTAAWIIALGLGTLIGIIHSSTSGPVRFVTGSYINLFRNVPLLLQMFLWFFVVPELLPKAAGTWLKRDLPYPEVVTAIVALGLFTASRVAVQVAAGIAAVPRGQSMAARASGLSTAQAYRFVLLPQAFRIVVPPLTSEFLTIFKNSSIALTIGVYELTAQTQQIQSFTYQGFEAFTAATVVYMTIALTVTTLMTIIERRIAIPGPTARG; encoded by the coding sequence ATGAACTACGCTTGGAACTGGGCCGTCCTCTTCCAGTCCCCCTATCTGGAATGGCTCGGCCAAGGCATCGCCATGACGCTCGCGGTCTCCACCGCCGCCTGGATCATCGCGCTCGGCCTAGGGACCCTGATCGGCATCATCCACAGCAGCACCTCCGGGCCGGTGCGCTTCGTCACCGGATCCTACATCAACCTGTTCCGGAACGTGCCGCTGCTCCTGCAGATGTTCCTCTGGTTCTTCGTCGTGCCCGAGCTGCTGCCGAAAGCGGCGGGAACGTGGCTTAAGCGGGATCTGCCCTATCCCGAAGTCGTGACGGCGATCGTGGCGCTCGGGTTGTTCACAGCCTCGCGCGTCGCGGTCCAGGTCGCCGCCGGCATCGCCGCCGTTCCGCGCGGCCAGTCGATGGCAGCACGTGCCTCCGGTCTGTCTACGGCACAGGCCTATCGGTTTGTCCTGCTGCCGCAGGCTTTCCGCATCGTCGTCCCGCCGCTGACCTCGGAATTCCTGACGATCTTCAAGAACTCCTCGATCGCGCTGACCATCGGCGTCTACGAGCTGACAGCGCAGACCCAACAGATCCAGAGCTTCACCTATCAGGGCTTCGAGGCCTTCACCGCCGCGACCGTCGTCTACATGACGATCGCCCTGACGGTGACGACGCTGATGACGATCATCGAGCGTCGGATCGCGATCCCCGGCCCGACCGCGAGGGGATGA